One Malus sylvestris chromosome 14, drMalSylv7.2, whole genome shotgun sequence DNA segment encodes these proteins:
- the LOC126599072 gene encoding uncharacterized protein LOC126599072: MFDKSVRIESLLGMLTVKLQDDNFVKWNYQFQSILRGYDFFEFFTGESPCPPKFVINTKNGVTTEITDAYKSWVQKDMALLSLLIATLSNDAMEYVIGCKMSHESWINLQDRYASVSRARINQLKIEFHTIQKGSDSIDKYLLRLKAIRDQLVSAGERITDNDVVITTLSGLPPEFDIVKTVVLARETSIPLKDFRT, encoded by the coding sequence ATGTTTGATAAATCAGTACGCATTGAAAGTTTGCTTGGTATGTTAACTGTGAAGTTGCAAGATGACAATTTTGTTAAGTGGAATTATCAGTTTCAGTCGATTTTACGAGGGTATGATTTCTTTGAATTCTTTACTGGTGAGTCTCCTTGTCCACCAAAGTTTGTGATTAACACTAAGAATGGAGTGACTACAGAAATCACAGACGCTTATAAATCTTGGGTTCAAAAAGATATGGCACTATTAAGTCTGTTAATTGCTACTCTGTCGAATGATGCTATGGAATATGTAATAGGGTGTAAAATGTCTCATGAATCCTGGATAAATTTACAAGACCGTTATGCGTCTGTGTCAAGGGCTAGGATCAATCAACTCAAAATTGAGTTTCATACAATTCAAAAAGGCAGTGATTCTATTGACAAGTATTTGCTTCGGTTGAAAGCCATTCGTGATCAGCTTGTGTCTGCAGGGGAGAGGATTACTGATAATGATGTTGTTATTACTACTTTATCTGGATTACCACCGGAGTTTGATATTGTAAAGACTGTAGTTTTAGCAAGGGAGACTTCTATTCCGCTGAAAGATTTCAGAACGTAG